From a region of the Corallococcus coralloides DSM 2259 genome:
- the bshB1 gene encoding bacillithiol biosynthesis deacetylase BshB1: MTATGTAYNIDVLAFGPHPDDVELFCGGLMASMAARGYRTGIVDLTRGEKSSRGTPQSRAEETEAATRALGLAHRENLELPDGWLNPWAGFDTPEPERARTAAVVRVVEALRRLRPELVVVPWEQERHPDHEAASALVTRALFFAGVRRFDAQPAAEPFTPRQVLYYPLRHLAEPGVIIDVSAVYERKLAAVHCYASQVMPRPDAPPTLVGSPLSLSSLEARDRFHGAQIGVTHGEPYILREALGLADPLDHFRRNSFARPLFFPARS, translated from the coding sequence ATGACTGCGACCGGCACCGCCTACAACATCGACGTCCTCGCCTTTGGCCCCCACCCGGATGACGTGGAGCTGTTCTGCGGCGGGCTGATGGCGAGCATGGCCGCCCGCGGCTACCGCACCGGCATCGTCGACCTGACGCGCGGCGAGAAGAGCTCGCGCGGCACGCCGCAGTCCCGCGCGGAGGAGACAGAAGCCGCCACCCGCGCGCTGGGGCTGGCCCACCGGGAGAACCTGGAGCTGCCCGACGGCTGGCTCAATCCGTGGGCGGGCTTCGACACGCCCGAGCCCGAGCGCGCCCGCACCGCCGCCGTGGTCCGCGTGGTGGAGGCGCTGCGCCGCCTGCGTCCGGAGCTGGTCGTCGTGCCCTGGGAGCAGGAGCGACACCCGGACCACGAGGCGGCCAGCGCGCTGGTGACGCGCGCCCTCTTCTTCGCGGGCGTGCGTAGGTTCGACGCGCAGCCCGCCGCGGAGCCCTTCACGCCGCGGCAGGTCCTCTACTACCCGCTGCGGCACCTGGCCGAGCCTGGCGTCATCATCGACGTCTCCGCCGTCTACGAGCGCAAGCTGGCCGCGGTGCACTGCTACGCAAGCCAGGTGATGCCCCGCCCGGACGCCCCGCCCACGCTGGTGGGCTCACCGCTGTCGCTGTCCTCGCTGGAGGCCCGGGACCGCTTCCATGGCGCGCAGATTGGCGTCACCCACGGCGAGCCCTACATCCTCCGCGAGGCGCTGGGACTGGCCGACCCGCTCGACCACTTCCGCCGGAATAGCTTCGCCCGGCCCCTGTTCTTCCCGGCACGCTCATGA
- the bshA gene encoding N-acetyl-alpha-D-glucosaminyl L-malate synthase BshA translates to MNAPLNVAITCFPTFGGSGMVATEIGLAMADRGHRVHFIARDLPVRLHGTNRKVVFHEVTESDYPALQQSSTYPIALASKMIEVASYERLDILHVHYAVPHATAAWMAREVLGPRAPRVVTTLHGTDTTLVGIDPSYLPITRFSILRSDAVTVPSAYLRRATWQGFDIPESVPIDVIANFADTARYAPVRDRACLRALFPDLHDAEPVLIHVSNFRPVKRIADVVAIFTEVQRRRPCRLVMVGDGPERSPAERMLREMGLEGRVAFLGKQDRFEELIAASDVFLLPSEQESFGLAALEALSCGIPVVASDLGGIPELVTHGETGFLAPLGDVPAMARHVLTLVEDAKRWQGFSHRARARVLEHFQMEPAIDRYEALYRRLLTGPLHR, encoded by the coding sequence ATGAACGCCCCGCTCAACGTGGCCATCACCTGCTTTCCGACCTTCGGTGGCAGCGGCATGGTCGCCACGGAGATTGGCCTCGCGATGGCGGACCGGGGCCACCGCGTCCACTTCATCGCCCGGGACCTGCCAGTCCGGCTCCATGGCACGAACCGCAAGGTCGTCTTCCACGAGGTGACGGAGAGCGACTACCCGGCGCTCCAGCAGTCCAGCACCTATCCCATCGCGCTGGCCTCCAAGATGATCGAGGTCGCCAGCTACGAGCGCCTGGACATCCTGCACGTCCACTACGCGGTGCCGCACGCCACCGCCGCGTGGATGGCGCGCGAGGTGCTGGGCCCCAGGGCGCCGCGCGTCGTCACCACGCTGCACGGGACGGACACCACGCTGGTGGGAATCGACCCCAGCTACCTGCCGATTACCCGCTTCTCCATCCTGCGCAGCGACGCGGTGACGGTGCCGTCGGCCTACCTGCGCCGCGCGACGTGGCAGGGCTTCGACATCCCCGAGAGCGTCCCCATCGACGTCATCGCCAACTTCGCGGACACCGCGCGCTACGCCCCGGTGCGCGACCGCGCCTGCCTGCGCGCGCTCTTCCCGGACCTGCACGACGCCGAGCCGGTGCTCATCCACGTCTCCAACTTCCGGCCGGTGAAGCGCATCGCCGACGTGGTCGCCATCTTCACGGAGGTCCAGCGCCGCCGTCCCTGCCGGTTGGTGATGGTGGGAGACGGTCCGGAGCGCTCGCCCGCGGAGCGGATGCTGCGGGAGATGGGCCTGGAGGGCCGCGTCGCGTTCCTCGGCAAGCAGGACCGCTTCGAGGAGCTGATCGCCGCCTCCGACGTCTTCCTGCTCCCCAGCGAGCAGGAGAGCTTCGGGCTCGCCGCGCTGGAGGCGCTGAGCTGCGGCATTCCCGTGGTGGCCAGCGACCTGGGCGGAATCCCGGAGCTCGTCACGCACGGAGAGACGGGCTTCCTGGCGCCGCTGGGGGACGTCCCCGCCATGGCCCGGCACGTGCTCACGTTGGTCGAGGACGCGAAGCGCTGGCAGGGCTTCTCACACCGCGCGCGGGCGCGGGTCCTGGAGCACTTCCAGATGGAACCCGCCATCGACCGCTACGAGGCGCTCTACCGCCGGCTCCTGACGGGGCCCCTCCATCGCTGA
- the bshC gene encoding bacillithiol biosynthesis cysteine-adding enzyme BshC, with protein sequence MTSSFSTAWLRGDASALSFLSDDYRHREARARAVAAAASRTVSPALLDVLAAQNARLAPSPAREHNLALLARPGTVAVVTGQQMGLFLGPLYTLYKAASAIVTARALQEETGRPCVPVFWLQTEDHDLPEIDHCVIPRPGGGPCRLALELPDAAASRAPIAHRHLGPSVLPALATLRAELGAEPHAEAFLSLLEQAYRPEATLAQAFTDVLSSLFADEGLVFLDPRDARLAPLAAPVHRFALQEAGTLSAVLAARAEALTRAGYAVQVHVRPGSPLSFFSPEALDGPRYRLDPAEAGAWSLVGHPEGSALSQDALHAALEREPLRFTTSALLRPLLQDTWLPTAAYVGGPGELAYFAQLAPLYAHAGRPMPLAIPRARFRVLDDRARRWLGKVGLQPDEVNVPRDTLLTRLATRNAPEPLETPEALEARLFGAFSSELERVAGQVSAVDASLQDALRRTRGTVRVAVSRLTGRYRRALARRDATAAEQVDRLRTFLFPEDAPQERVLGLPYFACRIGMRAFTKQVLDACVPFRGDSKDLTP encoded by the coding sequence GTGACGTCCTCCTTCTCGACCGCGTGGCTGCGCGGAGATGCGTCCGCGCTCTCCTTCCTTTCCGATGACTACCGGCACCGTGAAGCGCGCGCCCGGGCCGTGGCCGCCGCCGCGTCGCGCACGGTGTCGCCCGCGCTGCTGGACGTCCTCGCCGCGCAGAACGCGCGCCTCGCGCCGAGTCCCGCCCGGGAGCACAACCTCGCGCTGCTCGCGCGGCCCGGCACCGTGGCGGTGGTGACGGGACAGCAGATGGGCCTCTTCCTGGGCCCGCTGTACACGCTCTACAAGGCCGCCTCCGCCATCGTCACGGCGCGCGCGCTCCAGGAAGAAACCGGCCGGCCCTGTGTTCCCGTCTTCTGGCTCCAGACGGAGGACCACGACCTTCCGGAGATTGACCACTGTGTCATCCCACGTCCGGGCGGAGGGCCCTGTCGACTGGCGCTCGAGCTTCCGGATGCGGCAGCGTCTCGAGCGCCCATCGCCCACCGCCACCTGGGCCCGAGCGTCCTCCCCGCCCTGGCCACCCTCCGCGCCGAGCTGGGAGCAGAACCCCACGCGGAGGCGTTCCTCTCCCTGCTGGAGCAGGCCTACCGTCCCGAGGCCACGCTCGCGCAAGCCTTCACCGACGTGCTGTCGTCCCTCTTCGCCGACGAGGGCCTGGTCTTCCTCGACCCGAGAGACGCACGGCTGGCGCCCCTGGCCGCGCCCGTGCATCGCTTCGCCCTCCAGGAAGCGGGGACCCTCTCCGCGGTGCTCGCGGCCCGTGCGGAGGCGCTCACCCGCGCGGGCTACGCGGTGCAGGTCCATGTCCGCCCCGGCTCGCCGCTCAGCTTCTTCTCACCGGAGGCGCTCGATGGCCCGCGCTACCGGCTGGACCCGGCGGAAGCAGGCGCCTGGAGTCTGGTGGGCCACCCGGAAGGCAGCGCCCTCTCCCAGGACGCGCTGCACGCCGCCCTGGAGCGTGAACCGCTGCGCTTCACCACGTCCGCGCTGCTGCGCCCCCTCCTCCAGGACACCTGGCTCCCCACGGCGGCGTATGTCGGCGGCCCGGGCGAGCTGGCCTACTTCGCGCAACTGGCACCGCTCTACGCCCACGCGGGCCGGCCGATGCCGCTCGCCATTCCCCGGGCCCGCTTCCGCGTGCTCGATGACCGCGCGCGCCGGTGGCTGGGCAAGGTGGGGCTCCAGCCGGATGAGGTGAACGTGCCGCGCGACACGCTGCTCACGCGGCTGGCCACGCGGAATGCCCCGGAGCCGCTGGAGACGCCCGAGGCCCTGGAGGCCCGCCTCTTCGGCGCATTCTCCTCCGAGCTGGAGCGCGTCGCCGGACAGGTGTCGGCGGTGGACGCGAGCCTCCAGGACGCGCTGCGCCGCACCCGGGGCACGGTGCGGGTCGCGGTGTCCCGCCTGACGGGCCGCTACCGCCGCGCGCTCGCCCGGCGCGATGCCACGGCGGCCGAACAGGTGGACCGCCTGCGCACTTTCCTCTTCCCGGAGGACGCGCCCCAGGAGCGGGTCCTGGGGCTGCCCTACTTCGCCTGCCGCATCGGGATGCGTGCCTTCACGAAGCAGGTGCTGGACGCGTGTGTCCCCTTCCGCGGTGACTCGAAGGACCTGACGCCATGA